In Lemur catta isolate mLemCat1 chromosome 1, mLemCat1.pri, whole genome shotgun sequence, one DNA window encodes the following:
- the LOC123630559 gene encoding LOW QUALITY PROTEIN: exostosin-like 2 (The sequence of the model RefSeq protein was modified relative to this genomic sequence to represent the inferred CDS: inserted 1 base in 1 codon; substituted 1 base at 1 genomic stop codon), producing MRCYHICKLPGXVMMTXVLCFSSVVILMLLLVAGALTSSLPNIKKDEMPMLHRDIKFQGKSTLDASTLMMQMYNRTDLLLRLVNHYQAVPHLHKMIVWSNTGEEGRDESWNSLGSHPVPVIFKQQMANGMRNQLQVFPELENNAV from the exons ATGAGGTGCTACCACATCTGCAAACTTCCTG GAGTAATGATGACCTGAGTGCTTTGTTTCTCTTCGGTGGTCATCCTCATGTTACTACTGGTAGCTGGCGCTTTGACCAGTTCACTTCCCAACATCAAAAAAGACGAGATGCCCATGTTGCACAGGGACATAAAATTCCAGGGAAAGTCCACCCTGGACGCCTCTACTCTTATGATGCAGATGTACAACAGAACGGATCTTTTATTGAGACTTGTAAATCATTATCAGGCAGTACCACATCTGCACAAAATGATTGTGTGGAGCAATACTGGGGAGGAGGGACGAGACGAGTCATGGAATTCTCTAGGGTCTCACCCTGTCCCTGTGATCTTCAAGCAACAGATGGCAAACGGAATGAGAAATCAACTCCAGGTCTTCCCTGAACTGGAAAACAATGCAGTATAA